A section of the Streptomyces xinghaiensis S187 genome encodes:
- a CDS encoding type III pantothenate kinase, producing the protein MLLTIDVGNTHTVLGLFDGEDIVEHWRISTDARRTADELAVLLQGLMGMHPLLGDELGDGIEGIAICSTVPSVLHELREVTRRYYGDVPAVLVEPGVKTGVPILMDNPKEVGADRIINALAAVELYGGPCVVVDFGTATTFDAVSVRGEYVGGVIAPGIEISVDALGVRGAQLRKIELARPRSVIGKNTVEAMQSGILYGFAGQVDGVVGRMATELADDPDDVTVIATGGLAPMVLGESAVIDEHEPWLTLIGLRLVYERNVSRT; encoded by the coding sequence ATGCTGCTCACCATCGACGTCGGCAACACCCACACCGTCCTCGGCCTGTTCGACGGCGAGGACATCGTCGAGCACTGGCGGATCTCCACGGACGCCCGCCGCACGGCCGACGAACTCGCCGTGCTCCTGCAGGGCCTGATGGGCATGCACCCGCTGCTCGGCGACGAGCTGGGCGACGGCATCGAGGGCATCGCGATCTGCTCCACCGTCCCCTCCGTGCTGCACGAACTGCGCGAGGTCACCCGCCGCTACTACGGCGACGTGCCCGCCGTGCTGGTCGAACCGGGCGTCAAGACGGGTGTGCCGATCCTCATGGACAACCCGAAGGAGGTCGGCGCCGACCGGATCATCAACGCCCTGGCGGCCGTCGAGCTGTACGGCGGCCCCTGCGTGGTCGTCGACTTCGGCACGGCCACCACCTTCGACGCGGTGTCGGTGCGCGGGGAGTACGTCGGCGGCGTGATCGCCCCGGGCATCGAGATCTCCGTGGACGCCCTCGGGGTGCGCGGCGCCCAGCTCCGCAAGATCGAGCTGGCCCGCCCGCGGAGCGTCATCGGGAAGAACACCGTCGAGGCCATGCAGTCCGGCATCCTCTACGGCTTCGCGGGCCAGGTCGACGGCGTCGTGGGCCGGATGGCCACCGAACTGGCGGACGACCCGGACGACGTCACCGTGATCGCGACCGGCGGCCTCGCCCCCATGGTGCTCGGCGAGTCGGCGGTGATCGACGAACACGAGCCCTGGCTGACGCTGATCGGCCTCCGCCTGGTCTACGAGCGCAACGTCTCCCGCACCTGA
- the nadC gene encoding carboxylating nicotinate-nucleotide diphosphorylase, protein MNTPDRPQPVDLPLLQIGGPSAGADGGGCGDSCGCGDGGEGYDLDPLECGLDPALAELLALGGLDPVQVEDLAHVAIEEDLDHGVDVTTVATIPEDAVATGDFTARQAGTVAGLRVAEAVLSVVCTDEFEVERHVMDGDRVEPGQKLLTVRTRTRDLLTGERSALNLLCRLSGIATATRAWADALEGTGAAVRDTRKTTPGLRFLEKYAVRCGGGLNHRMSLSDAALIKDNHVVAAGGIAAAFKAVRSEFPDVPVEVEVDRLDQIEPVLAEGADLILLDNFTVEETREAVALVAGRARLESSGRLTLGNARAYAATGVDYLAVGALTHSSPILDIGLDLRDEPQAGSGDGAGAGAADDRPEA, encoded by the coding sequence GTGAACACCCCTGACCGTCCACAGCCCGTGGACCTTCCGCTGCTCCAGATCGGCGGCCCCTCCGCCGGGGCGGACGGCGGCGGGTGCGGCGACTCCTGCGGCTGCGGTGACGGCGGCGAGGGCTACGACCTGGACCCCCTGGAGTGCGGTCTCGACCCCGCGCTGGCCGAACTGCTGGCGCTGGGCGGGCTCGACCCCGTCCAGGTGGAGGACCTGGCGCACGTCGCGATCGAGGAGGACCTCGACCACGGCGTGGACGTGACGACGGTGGCGACGATCCCCGAGGACGCCGTCGCCACTGGTGACTTCACCGCCCGCCAGGCCGGCACCGTCGCGGGCCTGCGCGTCGCCGAGGCGGTCCTCTCGGTCGTCTGCACCGACGAGTTCGAGGTCGAACGGCATGTGATGGACGGCGACCGGGTCGAGCCCGGCCAGAAGCTCCTCACGGTGCGCACCCGCACCCGCGATCTGCTCACCGGCGAGCGCAGCGCCCTCAACCTCCTCTGCCGGCTCTCCGGCATCGCGACCGCCACCCGCGCCTGGGCCGACGCCCTGGAGGGCACCGGCGCGGCCGTCCGGGACACCCGCAAGACCACCCCCGGGCTGCGCTTCCTGGAGAAGTACGCGGTCCGCTGCGGCGGCGGCCTCAACCACCGCATGTCGCTCTCGGACGCGGCGCTCATCAAGGACAACCACGTCGTGGCGGCGGGCGGGATCGCGGCGGCCTTCAAGGCCGTGCGGAGCGAGTTCCCCGACGTGCCCGTCGAGGTCGAGGTGGACCGCCTCGACCAGATCGAGCCGGTGCTCGCCGAGGGCGCCGACCTGATCCTGCTGGACAACTTCACCGTCGAGGAGACCCGCGAGGCCGTCGCCCTCGTCGCGGGCCGGGCCCGGCTGGAGTCCTCCGGCCGTCTCACCCTCGGCAACGCCCGCGCCTACGCCGCGACCGGGGTCGACTACCTCGCGGTCGGGGCGCTCACCCACTCCTCCCCGATCCTCGACATCGGCCTCGACCTGCGCGACGAGCCGCAGGCCGGTTCCGGTGACGGCGCCGGGGCGGGCGCCGCCGACGACCGCCCGGAGGCGTGA
- a CDS encoding L-aspartate oxidase: MTAPAPGWAIDADVVVVGSGVAGLTAALRCAAAGRKTVVVTKARLDAGSTRWAQGGIAAALGDGDTPEQHLDDTLVAGAGLCDETAVRALVTEGPDAVRRLIGSGARFDTDDGTGEILLTREGGHHRRRIAHAGGDATGAEISRALVEAVREAGVETVENALVLDLMKDARGRTAGVTLHVMGEGQRDGVGAVRAPAVVLATGGMGQVFSATTNPAVSTGDGVALALRAGAEVSDLEFVQFHPTVLFLGPGAEGQQPLVSEAVRGEGAYLVDADGVRFMRGQHELAELAPRDIVAKGIMRRMRETGAGHMYLDARHFGAEMWEHRFPTILAACRSHGIDPVTELIPVSPAAHYASGGVRTDLRGRTTVPGLYACGEVACTGVHGANRLASNSLLEGLVFAERIAADISGTPEGAGTPHGGPGAVPDAAPGGPLLVPEARYEIQRIMTAGAGVLRSAASLAGAAAALERLHTTAAAELSVDGKTAEPCVESWEATNLLLVSRVLVAVAREREETRGCHWREDRPDRDDEHWRRHLVARLGPDAELAIISTDTADFPPVRPGARAGAGTGTDSPGASRGPAGRTDASAAVHHDPPRRDNS; this comes from the coding sequence CTGACCGCCCCGGCCCCCGGCTGGGCCATCGACGCGGATGTCGTCGTGGTGGGCTCAGGCGTCGCCGGGCTGACCGCCGCCCTCCGCTGCGCCGCCGCCGGCCGGAAGACCGTCGTCGTCACCAAGGCACGGCTCGACGCCGGTTCCACCCGGTGGGCGCAGGGCGGCATCGCGGCCGCCCTCGGCGACGGGGACACCCCGGAGCAGCATCTGGACGACACCCTGGTCGCGGGCGCCGGGCTGTGCGACGAGACGGCCGTGCGCGCCCTGGTCACCGAGGGCCCCGACGCCGTGCGCCGGCTGATCGGCAGCGGCGCCCGGTTCGACACCGACGACGGCACCGGCGAGATACTGCTGACCCGCGAGGGCGGCCACCACCGCCGCCGGATCGCCCACGCCGGCGGCGACGCGACCGGCGCGGAGATCTCCCGGGCGCTGGTCGAGGCGGTCCGCGAGGCCGGGGTGGAGACGGTCGAGAACGCCCTGGTGCTCGATCTGATGAAGGACGCCCGGGGCCGTACCGCGGGCGTCACCCTGCACGTCATGGGCGAGGGGCAGCGGGACGGCGTGGGCGCCGTGCGCGCCCCCGCGGTGGTGCTCGCGACCGGCGGCATGGGACAGGTGTTCTCCGCGACCACCAACCCCGCCGTGTCCACCGGCGACGGGGTGGCGCTGGCGCTGCGGGCCGGCGCGGAGGTCTCCGATCTGGAGTTCGTCCAGTTCCACCCGACCGTGTTGTTCCTCGGCCCCGGCGCCGAGGGGCAGCAGCCGCTGGTGTCGGAGGCGGTCCGCGGCGAGGGCGCGTACCTGGTGGACGCCGACGGCGTGCGCTTCATGCGGGGGCAGCACGAACTGGCCGAGCTGGCGCCCCGCGACATCGTCGCCAAGGGCATCATGCGCCGCATGCGCGAGACCGGCGCCGGCCACATGTACCTCGACGCCCGCCACTTCGGCGCCGAGATGTGGGAGCACCGCTTCCCGACCATCCTCGCGGCCTGCCGGTCGCACGGCATCGACCCGGTGACGGAGCTGATCCCGGTCTCCCCGGCCGCGCACTACGCCAGCGGCGGGGTGCGGACCGATCTGCGCGGCCGGACGACCGTCCCCGGGCTCTACGCCTGCGGCGAGGTCGCGTGCACCGGCGTGCACGGCGCGAACCGGCTCGCGTCCAACTCCCTTCTGGAGGGACTGGTCTTCGCCGAGCGCATCGCCGCCGACATCTCCGGCACCCCGGAGGGCGCCGGCACCCCGCACGGCGGCCCCGGCGCCGTCCCCGACGCCGCCCCCGGCGGCCCCCTCCTCGTCCCCGAGGCCCGCTACGAGATCCAGCGCATCATGACGGCCGGAGCCGGCGTCCTCCGCAGCGCCGCCAGCCTCGCCGGTGCCGCCGCCGCCCTGGAGCGCCTGCACACCACGGCCGCGGCCGAGCTGAGCGTGGACGGCAAGACGGCCGAGCCCTGTGTGGAGAGCTGGGAGGCCACGAACCTCCTGCTCGTCTCCCGCGTCCTGGTCGCCGTGGCCCGCGAGCGCGAGGAGACCCGCGGCTGCCACTGGCGCGAGGACCGCCCCGACCGCGACGACGAGCACTGGCGCCGCCACCTCGTCGCCCGTCTCGGGCCGGACGCCGAACTGGCGATCATCTCCACGGACACGGCAGACTTCCCGCCCGTACGCCCCGGCGCGCGCGCCGGGGCCGGAACCGGCACGGATTCCCCCGGAGCCTCCCGCGGCCCCGCCGGCCGGACGGACGCCTCCGCGGCCGTCCACCACGATCCACCCCGAAGGGACAACTCGTGA
- the panC gene encoding pantoate--beta-alanine ligase translates to MTDDRHTTDTATAFGGAAGAAGASGGQGDADVATATNPGPALIRTAAALRALDRRGERAVVMTMGALHAGHAALIRAARDRVGPDGQVVVTVFVNPLQFGAGEDLDRYPRTLDADLLVAARERADAVFAPSAEEVYPGGEPQVRISAGPMGELLEGASRPGHFDGMLTVVAKLLHLTAPDLALYGEKDAQQLALIRRMARDLNFPVRIAGVPTVREPDGLALSSRNRYLSGPERGTALALSRALEAGRRAGTAAAAGTPGAPEPAPVPEPEPSTAPVADPDAVRAAARAVLDEAAERQPPLVTDYLALVDPSDFTEVPADHRGAAVLAVAARVGTTRLIDNIRLQFGATR, encoded by the coding sequence ATGACGGACGACCGGCACACGACGGACACGGCCACCGCCTTCGGCGGCGCGGCTGGCGCGGCCGGCGCTTCCGGCGGGCAAGGCGACGCGGACGTGGCCACTGCCACGAACCCCGGGCCCGCCCTGATCCGTACGGCGGCCGCGCTGCGGGCCCTGGACCGGCGCGGCGAGCGCGCGGTCGTGATGACGATGGGAGCCCTCCACGCCGGTCACGCCGCCCTGATCCGCGCCGCCCGCGACCGGGTCGGCCCGGACGGCCAGGTCGTCGTGACCGTGTTCGTCAACCCGCTGCAGTTCGGTGCCGGTGAGGACCTCGACCGCTATCCGCGGACCCTCGATGCCGATCTCCTCGTCGCCGCGCGGGAGCGCGCGGACGCCGTCTTCGCGCCGTCCGCCGAGGAGGTCTACCCGGGCGGGGAGCCGCAGGTGCGGATCTCCGCCGGTCCGATGGGCGAGCTGCTGGAGGGCGCCAGCCGCCCCGGGCACTTCGACGGCATGCTCACCGTCGTCGCCAAGCTGCTCCACCTCACCGCCCCGGACCTCGCCCTCTACGGCGAGAAGGACGCCCAGCAGCTCGCGCTGATCCGGCGCATGGCGCGCGACCTGAACTTCCCCGTCCGGATCGCCGGCGTCCCGACCGTCCGCGAGCCCGACGGGCTGGCCCTGTCCAGCCGCAACCGCTACCTCTCCGGGCCCGAGCGGGGCACGGCGCTGGCGCTGTCCCGCGCCCTGGAGGCGGGCCGGCGGGCGGGGACCGCCGCGGCGGCCGGGACGCCCGGTGCGCCGGAGCCGGCGCCGGTACCAGAGCCGGAGCCGTCCACCGCGCCGGTCGCGGACCCGGACGCCGTACGCGCCGCCGCACGCGCCGTGCTCGACGAGGCGGCGGAGCGGCAGCCGCCGCTGGTGACGGACTACCTGGCCCTCGTCGACCCGTCCGACTTCACCGAGGTCCCGGCGGACCACCGGGGCGCGGCCGTGCTGGCCGTGGCGGCCCGGGTGGGCACCACCCGTCTGATCGACAACATCCGCCTGCAGTTCGGAGCCACCCGATGA
- a CDS encoding Rossmann-like and DUF2520 domain-containing protein: MNTPPLPEAKDRPARLAVGVVGAGRVGPALAAALRLAGHRPVAVSGVSDASVRRAAALLPEVPLVSPAQVLARSELVLLTVPDDALPRLVQGLAETGAVRPGQLLVHTSGRYGTAVLDPARSAGALPLALHPAMTFTGTAVDVQRLAGCSFGVTAPEELRLAAEALVIEMGGEPEWIEESARPLYHAALALGANHLVTLVAQSLELLRAAGVGAPDRMLGPLLGAALDNALRSGDAALTGPVARGDAGTVAAHVAELREHAPQTVAGYLAMARATADRAMASGLLKPELAEDLLGVLADGGTR, translated from the coding sequence GTGAACACACCCCCTCTCCCCGAGGCCAAGGACCGTCCCGCCAGGCTCGCCGTCGGGGTTGTCGGCGCGGGCCGGGTCGGCCCCGCGCTCGCCGCCGCGCTGCGGCTCGCCGGACACCGCCCGGTCGCCGTCTCGGGCGTCTCCGACGCCTCGGTGCGCCGGGCGGCGGCCCTGCTGCCCGAGGTGCCCCTGGTGTCGCCGGCGCAGGTCCTGGCCCGTTCGGAGCTCGTCCTGCTGACGGTTCCCGACGACGCCCTGCCCCGGCTCGTCCAGGGTCTGGCGGAGACCGGCGCCGTACGCCCCGGACAGCTCCTGGTGCACACCTCCGGCCGCTACGGCACAGCCGTCCTGGACCCCGCCCGGAGCGCGGGCGCCCTGCCGCTGGCGCTGCACCCGGCGATGACCTTCACCGGCACCGCCGTCGACGTCCAGCGGCTGGCCGGCTGCTCCTTCGGCGTGACCGCGCCGGAGGAACTGCGGCTCGCCGCCGAGGCCCTGGTCATCGAGATGGGCGGTGAGCCCGAGTGGATCGAGGAGTCCGCCCGCCCGCTGTACCACGCGGCGCTGGCGCTCGGCGCCAACCACCTCGTCACGCTGGTGGCCCAGTCGCTCGAACTGCTGCGCGCCGCCGGGGTGGGCGCCCCCGACCGGATGCTGGGCCCGCTCCTGGGCGCGGCCCTGGACAACGCCCTGCGCTCCGGCGACGCGGCCCTCACCGGCCCCGTCGCGCGCGGTGACGCCGGCACGGTCGCCGCGCACGTCGCCGAGTTGCGCGAGCACGCGCCGCAGACCGTCGCCGGTTATCTCGCCATGGCACGCGCCACGGCGGACCGCGCCATGGCCTCCGGGCTGCTGAAACCCGAGCTGGCCGAGGATCTGCTGGGCGTGCTCGCCGACGGAGGCACCCGATGA
- a CDS encoding threonine aldolase family protein, translating into MVDDTSDEGRARRLAAWGGARRRLAEVAPAETIGGRLARLAAEAPAAYDLTERTDVYGDGAVEALERRVAGLLGTEAAAFFPTGTMAQQIALRCWAGRTGNATVALHPLAHPVRHERDALSVLGGLRTVHPTQEPRQPTADEVRALDEPFGTLMLELPLREAGFVLPSWEELEAVTGAARERDAVVHVDGARIWECARHLGRELPEIAALADSVYVSFYKSLGGLSGAALAGPESLVAEAGAWRHRYGGQLYQQWPAVLSALAGLDRELPRLPSYAAHAGVVAAALREGLAAAGVPWFRVHPEPPHTHEFQVWLPYPADALTEAGTRQAEETGTLLFRAWWDEQRVPGVAMTEVTVAGPGLEWTARDVTEAVAGFLGFLERTEG; encoded by the coding sequence ATGGTGGACGACACGAGTGACGAGGGGCGGGCCCGCAGACTCGCCGCCTGGGGCGGGGCCCGCCGGAGGCTGGCGGAGGTCGCGCCGGCGGAGACCATCGGCGGCCGGCTGGCGCGGCTGGCCGCGGAGGCGCCCGCCGCGTACGACCTGACCGAGCGGACCGATGTCTACGGCGACGGCGCCGTGGAGGCCCTGGAGCGCCGGGTCGCCGGGCTGCTGGGCACGGAGGCCGCCGCGTTCTTCCCGACCGGGACGATGGCCCAGCAGATCGCCCTGCGCTGCTGGGCCGGCCGGACGGGGAACGCGACCGTGGCCCTCCACCCGCTGGCGCACCCGGTGCGGCACGAGCGGGACGCCCTGTCGGTGCTGGGCGGTCTGCGGACGGTCCACCCGACGCAGGAGCCCCGGCAGCCCACGGCGGACGAGGTGCGGGCGCTGGACGAGCCGTTCGGCACGCTGATGCTCGAACTGCCGCTCCGCGAGGCGGGGTTCGTCCTCCCCTCCTGGGAGGAGCTGGAGGCCGTCACCGGGGCGGCGCGGGAACGGGACGCGGTGGTGCACGTGGACGGCGCGCGGATCTGGGAGTGCGCCCGCCATCTGGGGCGGGAGCTGCCGGAGATCGCGGCGCTCGCGGACAGCGTGTACGTGTCGTTCTACAAGTCGCTCGGCGGTCTCTCGGGGGCCGCGCTGGCCGGCCCGGAGAGCCTCGTCGCGGAGGCGGGGGCGTGGCGGCACCGGTACGGCGGGCAGCTCTACCAGCAGTGGCCCGCGGTGCTCTCCGCGCTGGCGGGGCTGGACCGGGAACTGCCGAGGCTGCCGTCGTACGCCGCGCACGCCGGGGTCGTGGCGGCCGCGCTGCGCGAGGGGCTGGCGGCCGCCGGGGTGCCGTGGTTCCGGGTGCACCCGGAGCCGCCGCACACGCACGAGTTCCAGGTGTGGCTGCCGTACCCGGCGGACGCGCTGACCGAGGCGGGGACGCGGCAGGCCGAGGAGACGGGGACGCTGCTGTTCCGGGCCTGGTGGGACGAGCAGCGGGTCCCGGGGGTCGCGATGACCGAGGTGACGGTCGCCGGTCCGGGGCTGGAGTGGACGGCGCGGGACGTCACCGAGGCGGTCGCGGGGTTCCTCGGCTTCCTGGAGCGGACGGAGGGCTGA
- a CDS encoding response regulator transcription factor, which translates to MSIRVMLVDDQVLLRTGFRMVLAAQPDMEVVAEAGDGAEALEVLGPAAPDVVLMDVRMPRLDGVEATRRICAREGAPKVLILTTFDLDEYAFSALKAGASGFMLKDVPPAELLSAIRAVHSGDAVVAPSTTRRLLDRFTPMMPGPADVPAKGRIGRLTEREREVMLLVAQGKSNGEIAARLVLSEATVKTHVGRILTKLELRDRVQVVVLAYETGLVRAGGTP; encoded by the coding sequence ATGTCCATCCGCGTGATGCTCGTCGACGACCAGGTGCTGCTGCGCACCGGCTTCCGCATGGTGCTGGCGGCACAGCCCGACATGGAGGTCGTCGCCGAGGCGGGCGACGGAGCGGAGGCCTTGGAGGTGCTCGGCCCGGCCGCTCCGGACGTCGTCCTGATGGACGTCCGGATGCCCCGGCTGGACGGGGTGGAGGCCACCCGGCGGATCTGCGCCCGGGAGGGCGCGCCCAAGGTGCTGATCCTGACCACCTTCGACCTCGACGAGTACGCCTTCTCCGCGCTCAAGGCCGGCGCGAGCGGCTTCATGCTCAAGGACGTGCCGCCGGCCGAACTGCTGTCCGCCATCCGCGCCGTGCACAGCGGCGACGCGGTGGTCGCCCCGAGCACCACCCGCCGCCTTCTCGACCGCTTCACGCCCATGATGCCGGGCCCCGCCGACGTCCCCGCGAAGGGCCGCATCGGGCGGCTCACCGAACGCGAGCGCGAGGTGATGCTGCTGGTGGCGCAGGGGAAGTCGAACGGCGAGATCGCCGCCCGGCTGGTGCTCTCCGAGGCCACGGTGAAGACCCATGTGGGCCGCATCCTCACCAAGCTGGAGCTGCGCGACCGGGTGCAGGTGGTCGTCCTGGCCTACGAGACCGGCCTGGTCCGGGCGGGCGGAACGCCGTAG
- a CDS encoding sensor histidine kinase produces the protein MQRLYDFLRRHPTGVDSFWAAILLMLGGLWVAEETAGRPGQRLAGILVMAALCTVVALRRRAPELMLLIAAGTGVVQLLTDIRQNPADFGMLVIVYTVAANGARWASRLALAAGLAAPTIYNLRWPPHGPDTGSFAVAVIFMTVPFALAWVLGDSIRTRRAYYAQLEERAARLEKEREAQAKMAVAAERSRIARELHDVVAHNVSVMVVQADGAAYVLHSSPEQAKQALETISGTGRQALAEMRRLLGVLRTGESEECGEYVPQPDVRQLGDLIEQVRGSGLPVDFRVGGEPRPLASGVELTAYRIVQEALTNTRKHGGPDVGASVRLTYGDSELELLVEDDGRGAQRQVYEKGGSDGLGQGLIGMRERVGMVGGKLDAGPRPGGGFRISAVLPLKPVS, from the coding sequence GTGCAGCGTCTCTACGACTTCCTCCGCAGGCACCCGACCGGTGTCGACAGCTTCTGGGCTGCCATCCTGCTGATGCTCGGCGGGCTGTGGGTCGCGGAGGAGACGGCGGGCCGTCCCGGGCAGCGGCTCGCCGGGATCCTCGTGATGGCCGCGCTGTGCACGGTGGTCGCCCTGCGCCGCCGGGCACCGGAGCTGATGCTGCTGATCGCCGCGGGAACGGGCGTGGTGCAGCTCCTCACCGACATCCGGCAGAACCCGGCCGACTTCGGGATGCTGGTGATCGTCTACACCGTCGCGGCCAACGGGGCGCGCTGGGCCTCCCGGCTCGCCCTGGCCGCGGGTCTCGCGGCGCCGACGATCTACAACCTCCGCTGGCCCCCGCACGGCCCGGACACGGGTTCGTTCGCGGTCGCCGTCATCTTCATGACCGTCCCCTTCGCCCTCGCCTGGGTGCTCGGCGACTCGATCCGCACCCGCCGCGCCTACTACGCCCAGCTGGAGGAGCGCGCCGCCCGGCTCGAGAAGGAGCGCGAGGCGCAGGCCAAGATGGCCGTGGCCGCCGAACGCTCCCGGATCGCCCGGGAGCTGCACGACGTGGTGGCCCACAACGTGTCGGTGATGGTCGTCCAGGCGGACGGCGCGGCCTATGTCCTGCACTCCAGTCCGGAGCAGGCGAAGCAGGCGCTGGAGACCATCTCCGGCACCGGGCGCCAGGCGCTCGCGGAGATGCGCCGGCTGCTGGGCGTGCTGCGCACCGGCGAGAGCGAGGAGTGCGGGGAGTACGTACCGCAGCCGGACGTCCGGCAGCTCGGCGATCTCATCGAACAGGTGCGGGGCTCCGGGCTCCCGGTCGACTTCCGGGTCGGCGGCGAGCCGCGTCCGCTGGCGAGCGGTGTGGAGCTCACCGCGTACCGGATCGTCCAGGAGGCGCTGACCAACACCCGCAAGCACGGCGGCCCGGACGTCGGGGCGTCCGTACGGCTCACCTACGGCGACAGTGAGCTCGAACTGCTGGTCGAGGACGACGGCCGGGGCGCCCAGCGGCAGGTGTACGAGAAGGGCGGCTCGGACGGGCTCGGCCAGGGCCTGATCGGCATGCGGGAACGCGTCGGCATGGTCGGGGGCAAGCTGGACGCGGGACCGAGACCCGGCGGGGGCTTCCGGATCAGCGCGGTGCTGCCGCTGAAACCGGTGAGCTGA
- a CDS encoding SAM-dependent methyltransferase, producing MTSEGAGGDGGSGDGSHGRNGGGRGGGGAAGRRGRSPGDRSPGPEVPSGPRGWRQATERALYGPGGFYLRERPASHFRTSVHASPLFADAVAELLARVDRALGRPADLALVDVGAGRGELLTGVLAAVPPALGARLRPYAVERAARPGGLDPRIVWRRGLPAPEEGLRGLLFANEWLDNIPVDVAETDARGIPRLVLAGPDGRETPGGPVTGPDAEWLRRWWPADSGPGSRAEIGRPRDDAWARAVRALESGLAVAADYAHTRASRPPRGTLTGFRAGREVPPVPDGSCDITAHVALDACAEAGRRTLAERDAREGARRGTRPAAAGGREPEQGSLPENGRQAGRDSRREGGDRDGRETARGSGPPPSSGAPVLLTQREALRALGVSGGRPPLALASHDPAAYVRALSRAGEAAELTDPAGLGAFGWLLQPVGIALPADLTAGEAGSTAERRP from the coding sequence ATGACGAGCGAGGGCGCGGGCGGGGACGGCGGCAGCGGTGACGGGAGCCACGGCCGGAACGGCGGCGGCCGTGGCGGGGGCGGCGCGGCGGGACGCCGGGGCCGCTCCCCGGGCGACCGCTCGCCGGGCCCGGAGGTCCCGTCCGGCCCGCGGGGGTGGCGGCAGGCCACCGAGCGGGCGCTCTACGGACCGGGCGGCTTCTACCTGCGCGAGCGGCCCGCGAGCCACTTCCGTACCTCCGTCCACGCCTCGCCCCTCTTCGCGGACGCGGTGGCGGAGCTGCTGGCACGGGTGGACCGCGCTCTGGGGCGGCCGGCCGACCTGGCGCTGGTGGATGTCGGCGCGGGGCGGGGCGAACTGCTCACCGGAGTTCTCGCGGCCGTCCCGCCGGCCCTGGGCGCGCGGCTGCGCCCGTACGCCGTGGAGCGCGCCGCGCGCCCCGGCGGGCTCGACCCCCGGATCGTCTGGCGGCGCGGACTCCCGGCTCCGGAAGAGGGGCTGCGGGGACTGCTGTTCGCCAACGAGTGGCTGGACAACATCCCCGTCGACGTGGCGGAGACGGACGCCCGGGGGATCCCGCGGCTGGTCCTCGCCGGCCCGGACGGGCGGGAGACCCCGGGCGGACCGGTCACCGGACCGGACGCGGAGTGGCTGCGCCGGTGGTGGCCCGCGGACTCCGGACCCGGATCGCGCGCGGAGATCGGCCGCCCGAGGGACGACGCCTGGGCGCGGGCCGTGCGCGCCCTGGAGAGCGGCCTGGCGGTGGCCGCCGACTACGCCCACACGCGGGCGTCCCGGCCGCCGCGGGGCACGCTGACGGGCTTCCGGGCCGGGCGCGAGGTGCCGCCCGTGCCGGACGGTTCCTGCGACATCACGGCCCATGTCGCTCTGGACGCCTGTGCGGAGGCGGGGCGGCGGACGCTCGCGGAGAGGGACGCGCGCGAGGGCGCGCGAAGGGGCACGCGGCCGGCCGCGGCGGGCGGGCGGGAACCGGAGCAGGGGAGCCTGCCGGAGAACGGTCGGCAAGCGGGACGGGACAGCCGGCGGGAGGGCGGGGACCGGGACGGGCGGGAGACCGCGCGCGGCTCCGGGCCGCCGCCGTCGTCCGGCGCTCCGGTCCTGCTGACCCAGCGGGAGGCACTGCGGGCGCTCGGCGTCAGCGGCGGCAGGCCGCCCCTCGCCCTCGCGTCGCACGATCCGGCGGCGTATGTGCGGGCGCTGAGCCGGGCCGGGGAGGCGGCGGAACTCACCGACCCGGCCGGCCTGGGCGCGTTCGGCTGGCTGCTCCAGCCGGTCGGCATCGCACTGCCGGCGGATCTGACGGCGGGGGAAGCGGGGAGCACGGCGGAGAGGCGGCCTTGA